The Deinococcus metalli genome window below encodes:
- a CDS encoding helix-turn-helix domain-containing protein, producing the protein MSRAADPHTADPPLQPRIGPRLRAARKAKGLTLEQLVALTGLDKSFLSRMERDLTSASVASLVNVCAALGIRPGTLFDPPTTHLIRAADAPPVNFGGHDVHEVLLSQGLGGELMVLRSVIDPGGYGGEELYTLDAEVSFVTVLSGQLEVMVEDAHYFLGAGDSLTLSSRIPHNWRNPTQTPTEVIWITSPHP; encoded by the coding sequence GTGAGCCGCGCCGCCGACCCCCATACGGCTGATCCACCGCTCCAACCCCGCATCGGCCCCCGACTGCGCGCGGCGCGCAAGGCCAAGGGGCTCACGCTGGAACAGCTCGTGGCGCTGACAGGGCTGGACAAGTCCTTCCTGAGCCGCATGGAACGCGACCTGACCAGCGCGTCGGTGGCGTCGCTGGTGAACGTCTGCGCCGCGCTGGGCATCCGGCCCGGCACGCTGTTCGACCCGCCCACAACGCACCTGATCCGCGCCGCCGACGCCCCGCCCGTGAACTTCGGCGGGCACGACGTGCACGAGGTGCTGCTCTCACAGGGCCTGGGCGGCGAGCTGATGGTGCTGCGCAGCGTCATCGATCCCGGCGGCTATGGCGGCGAGGAGCTGTATACCCTCGACGCCGAGGTGTCCTTCGTGACGGTGCTCAGCGGCCAGCTGGAGGTGATGGTGGAAGACGCCCACTACTTCCTCGGCGCGGGCGACAGCCTGACGCTCTCGTCGCGTATTCCGCACAACTGGCGCAACCCCACCCAGACGCCCACCGAGGTCATCTGGATCACGAGTCCCCACCCCTGA
- a CDS encoding amino acid ABC transporter permease: protein MDFNLIWQNLPYLFQGAAMTVKITALSLVFGVLLGTLVALARLSPLRWLSALALAYIELIRGTPMLVQIFLIFFGLPQLLQHPINEFLAGVIAFSINSSAYVAEIVRSGIQSIARGQTEASLSLGFTPTDTLRYIVLPQAFRRVVPPLVNEAISLLKNSSLLSAIAIVELTRAAQLVSSRTFRPFEMFLAISVMYLIMTLSLSFVANRIEKRWRVA, encoded by the coding sequence ATGGATTTCAATCTGATCTGGCAGAACCTCCCGTACCTGTTCCAGGGCGCGGCCATGACCGTCAAGATCACGGCGCTGTCGCTGGTGTTCGGGGTGCTGCTTGGCACCCTGGTCGCCCTGGCGCGGCTGTCGCCGCTGCGGTGGCTGTCGGCGCTGGCGCTGGCGTACATCGAGCTGATCCGGGGCACGCCCATGCTGGTGCAGATCTTCCTGATCTTCTTCGGCCTGCCGCAGCTGCTCCAGCATCCCATCAACGAGTTTCTCGCGGGCGTGATCGCGTTTTCCATCAACTCCAGCGCGTACGTCGCGGAGATCGTCCGCAGCGGCATCCAGAGCATCGCGCGTGGCCAGACCGAGGCGAGCCTGTCGCTGGGCTTCACGCCGACCGACACGCTGCGCTACATCGTGCTGCCGCAGGCGTTCCGGCGGGTGGTGCCGCCGCTGGTCAACGAGGCGATCAGCCTGCTGAAGAATTCCTCGCTGCTGTCCGCGATCGCCATCGTGGAACTCACGCGGGCCGCGCAGCTGGTGTCCAGCCGCACCTTCCGGCCCTTCGAGATGTTCCTGGCGATCAGCGTGATGTACCTGATCATGACCCTCAGCCTGAGTTTCGTGGCGAACCGCATCGAGAAGCGCTGGCGGGTGGCGTGA
- a CDS encoding basic amino acid ABC transporter substrate-binding protein — protein sequence MKTTRTTLALGLCLLVAHAGAQGCMATIQKTGLNIGTSPDYPPYESLDANNKIVGFDIDLMTAIAKQMNVKVNVIGQSFDGLIPALLARKIDMIAAGMTITDERKKSVNFSLPYFSGQNVIVVRKENGATRTLANLSGKSIAVQIGSAQEKLAQGVKGGNVKSYNLYTDAALAVQTRQADAMIVARPVAQQFLKTYPDLAITGMLNKIDTGLAIRKDCTDVQNRVNAAIIQLRKSGEMDALVAKWFK from the coding sequence ATGAAGACGACCCGCACCACGCTCGCCCTCGGTCTGTGCCTCCTCGTCGCCCACGCCGGCGCCCAGGGCTGTATGGCCACCATCCAGAAGACCGGCCTGAACATCGGCACCAGCCCCGACTACCCGCCCTACGAATCGCTGGACGCGAACAACAAGATCGTCGGCTTCGACATCGACCTGATGACCGCCATCGCCAAGCAGATGAACGTGAAGGTCAACGTGATCGGCCAGAGCTTCGACGGCCTGATTCCGGCCCTGCTGGCCCGCAAGATCGACATGATTGCCGCCGGCATGACCATCACCGACGAGCGCAAGAAGAGCGTGAACTTCAGCCTGCCGTACTTCTCCGGCCAGAACGTGATCGTGGTGCGCAAGGAAAACGGCGCCACCCGTACGCTGGCGAATCTCAGCGGCAAGAGCATCGCCGTGCAGATCGGCAGCGCCCAGGAGAAGCTCGCGCAGGGCGTCAAGGGCGGCAACGTCAAGTCCTACAACCTGTACACCGACGCCGCGCTGGCCGTCCAGACGCGCCAGGCCGACGCCATGATCGTCGCCCGGCCCGTCGCGCAGCAGTTCCTGAAGACCTACCCGGACCTGGCGATCACGGGCATGCTGAACAAGATCGATACCGGCCTCGCCATCCGCAAGGACTGCACCGACGTGCAGAACCGCGTGAACGCCGCGATCATCCAGCTGCGCAAGAGCGGCGAGATGGACGCGCTCGTCGCCAAGTGGTTCAAGTAA
- a CDS encoding FAD-binding oxidoreductase: MNTAALEALRARYGERLSTAAPVLEAHGRDESHPTVHPPHAVLFAHSEADVVDALRLASEHGFPVTPFAVGSSLEGQVIPVQGGLSLDVSQLNRVLSIEPGGFQATVQPGVTYPQLNRQVRPHGLFFPVDPGAEASLGGMASTNASGTGAVRYGTTRDNVLELRVALMDGTVIRAGSKARKTSAGYDLKNVFIGAEGTLGIITELTVKLWPLPAHVVVVRCTFPTVQAAAACAVMVMGAALQPERLELIDEHEIHAVNAYEGTAYPEAPTLWIELAAPSASALEETLAVCVELCEDAGAQHLDTARSAAERAKVWEARHHAYHAMSALYPGHARLSTDLCVPLHRLPDVLGAAREACDAASLRASFVGHVGDGNFHVLFHAPPDDAATWAAIHRVYDDMVELALAAGGTCSGEHGVGLHKRGYLAREHGDSLHVMRGLKALFDPRGLLNPGKILP; this comes from the coding sequence GTGAACACCGCTGCCCTGGAAGCCCTGCGCGCCCGCTACGGAGAGCGCCTCAGCACCGCTGCCCCGGTCCTGGAGGCCCACGGCCGCGACGAGAGCCACCCGACCGTGCACCCGCCCCACGCAGTGCTGTTCGCCCACAGCGAGGCGGACGTGGTGGACGCCCTGCGCCTCGCGTCCGAGCACGGCTTTCCGGTCACGCCCTTCGCGGTGGGCAGCAGCCTGGAGGGACAGGTGATTCCGGTGCAGGGCGGGCTGTCGCTGGACGTGTCACAGCTGAACCGCGTCCTGTCTATAGAGCCCGGCGGCTTCCAGGCGACCGTGCAGCCCGGCGTGACGTACCCGCAGCTCAACCGCCAGGTCCGGCCGCATGGGCTGTTCTTCCCGGTCGATCCGGGCGCGGAGGCCAGTCTGGGCGGCATGGCCTCCACGAACGCGAGCGGCACCGGCGCGGTGCGCTACGGCACCACCCGCGACAACGTGCTGGAACTGCGCGTGGCCCTGATGGACGGCACGGTCATCCGCGCGGGCAGCAAGGCCCGTAAGACCAGCGCCGGCTACGACCTGAAAAACGTGTTCATCGGCGCGGAGGGCACGCTGGGCATCATCACGGAACTGACCGTGAAGCTGTGGCCGCTGCCGGCGCACGTGGTGGTGGTGCGCTGCACCTTCCCCACCGTGCAGGCCGCCGCCGCGTGCGCGGTCATGGTCATGGGCGCGGCGCTGCAACCCGAGCGCCTGGAACTCATCGACGAGCACGAGATCCACGCCGTGAACGCCTACGAGGGCACGGCGTACCCCGAAGCGCCGACGCTGTGGATCGAACTCGCCGCGCCCAGCGCCAGCGCCCTGGAGGAGACGCTGGCCGTGTGCGTGGAGCTGTGCGAGGACGCCGGCGCGCAGCACCTGGACACCGCCCGCAGCGCCGCCGAGCGCGCGAAGGTGTGGGAAGCGCGGCACCACGCGTACCACGCCATGAGCGCCCTGTACCCCGGCCACGCGCGCCTGAGCACCGACCTGTGCGTGCCGCTGCACCGCCTGCCGGACGTGCTGGGCGCGGCCCGCGAGGCCTGCGACGCGGCCAGTCTGCGCGCCAGCTTCGTGGGCCACGTGGGCGACGGGAATTTCCACGTGCTGTTCCACGCGCCGCCGGACGACGCTGCCACGTGGGCCGCCATCCACCGCGTGTACGACGACATGGTGGAGCTGGCGCTGGCCGCCGGCGGCACGTGTTCCGGCGAGCACGGCGTGGGCCTGCACAAGCGCGGGTACCTGGCGCGGGAGCACGGCGACTCGCTGCACGTGATGCGCGGCCTCAAGGCGCTGTTCGATCCGCGCGGCCTGCTGAACCCCGGCAAGATCCTGCCCTGA
- a CDS encoding 3-keto-disaccharide hydrolase, translating to MTDHPAPDRAARPPRAALVSALLGLCAALSACGGAAPSGGTPDPSGPPLQPQTAWTPLLNGTDLSGWTTWFPSQGAGHDPERVFQVEDGALHVLNVPVTAQDRDFGYVATTTPHADYRLRLQYRWGSKTFAPRREQPRDAGVLYHMTGPDGLWPSSLEFQIMEGSTGDLWALNGTNLSTTAGTNAGGELRYDPFGEAVTTTFPAQSYKRLERAAEVPEAAGWNDMELIVSGDEAVQVVDGQVTARVTGLRAPNGSPLTAGRIALQAEGAEVYYRNIDVRPLAYLPPPAGATVLLGPGATSADGWQARSGAPADWPVQGGVMTVRSTAVPGDAASSNDVRTAQEFGDMHVHLEFKLPVTRPGVPEQDRANSGVYLQGRYEVQILDSFGTALGGRDDLGAVYGQRDAASNEALPAGTWQTYDILFRAARWQGGEKAQDARMTVYLNGEKVQDDVPVSGSTLLGAPEADADGPLVLQDHGSAVQFRNIWAAPLDGGS from the coding sequence ATGACCGATCACCCTGCTCCCGACCGCGCCGCACGCCCCCCACGGGCGGCACTTGTTTCCGCGCTGCTCGGGCTGTGCGCGGCCCTCTCGGCGTGCGGGGGCGCCGCTCCGTCTGGGGGCACGCCGGACCCGTCCGGACCGCCGCTGCAACCGCAGACGGCGTGGACCCCGCTGCTGAACGGCACGGACCTGAGCGGCTGGACGACATGGTTTCCCTCGCAGGGCGCGGGCCACGATCCCGAGCGCGTCTTCCAGGTGGAGGACGGCGCGCTGCACGTCCTGAACGTGCCGGTCACCGCCCAGGACCGCGATTTCGGGTATGTGGCGACCACCACCCCGCACGCCGACTACCGCCTGCGCCTGCAGTACCGCTGGGGCTCGAAGACCTTCGCGCCGCGGCGGGAGCAGCCGCGCGACGCGGGCGTGCTGTACCACATGACCGGCCCGGACGGCCTCTGGCCCAGTTCGCTGGAGTTCCAGATCATGGAGGGCAGCACCGGCGACCTGTGGGCGCTGAACGGCACCAACCTCAGCACCACGGCCGGCACGAACGCGGGCGGCGAACTGCGCTACGACCCCTTCGGGGAGGCCGTGACCACCACCTTCCCGGCCCAGAGCTACAAGCGCCTCGAGCGCGCGGCGGAGGTGCCGGAGGCCGCCGGCTGGAACGACATGGAACTCATCGTGTCGGGCGACGAGGCGGTGCAGGTCGTGGACGGGCAGGTGACCGCGCGCGTCACGGGTCTGCGCGCTCCGAACGGCTCGCCGCTCACGGCCGGCCGCATCGCCCTGCAGGCCGAGGGCGCCGAGGTCTACTACCGCAACATCGACGTGCGGCCGCTGGCGTACCTGCCTCCCCCGGCCGGCGCGACCGTGCTGCTGGGTCCGGGCGCGACCAGCGCGGACGGCTGGCAGGCCCGCTCCGGCGCCCCCGCCGACTGGCCGGTCCAGGGCGGCGTGATGACCGTGCGCAGCACCGCCGTGCCGGGCGACGCCGCGAGCAGCAACGACGTGCGCACCGCGCAGGAGTTCGGCGACATGCACGTGCACCTGGAGTTCAAGCTGCCGGTCACGCGGCCCGGAGTGCCGGAGCAGGACCGCGCGAACAGCGGCGTGTACCTGCAGGGCCGCTATGAGGTGCAGATCCTCGACTCGTTCGGGACCGCGCTGGGCGGCCGGGACGACCTGGGCGCGGTGTACGGCCAGCGGGACGCCGCCAGCAACGAGGCCCTGCCGGCCGGGACGTGGCAGACCTACGACATCCTGTTCCGCGCCGCGCGCTGGCAGGGCGGCGAGAAGGCGCAGGACGCCCGCATGACCGTGTACCTCAACGGCGAGAAGGTGCAGGACGACGTGCCCGTGAGCGGCAGCACGCTGCTGGGCGCGCCCGAGGCCGACGCGGACGGCCCGCTGGTCCTGCAGGACCACGGCAGCGCGGTGCAGTTCCGCAACATCTGGGCAGCCCCACTGGACGGCGGGTCCTGA
- the mutL gene encoding DNA mismatch repair endonuclease MutL, with protein sequence MIHVLPPHVARLIAAGEVVSRPLDVVRELVDNALDAGATRIEVEVEEGGLRVVRVRDNGVGIPAESVALAAVRHATSKLPPDVSAVESVTTLGFRGEALWAAAQAGHLHLVTRPAAQVGAAEVHAHAEDVQVGRTSAPAGTTVAVSGLFGALPARLRTQLPPASEVREITALLGRYVLHHPAVHWRVTVDGEARVTHAPADHRGAVASVYGPVSANRVLAVEAGGVRGVVSRPELTRARRDRMHFSVNGRPVQAPPELEKAVIEGYAELLPAGVAPLCVLDLTVAPGDHNPNVHPAKQTVALADLPGVAARVRSAVAAALAAHPLARLAPALSAPPPPVRDAGGSSFPALSLVGVYQGLYLLAQGEGDLWVVDAHAAHERALYERLARGLTEAPAVELPEPELLHLTPEQTARLHERAPTLHSWGLTLEDFGAGLARLRTLPASLAALGVPRLHEQIVEAALGDSPDPRRDVLARLACAPALKAGMLDHARGEDVLAALAACEHPWACPHGRPTVLRLAERELAHAFGRRGVRDVARGRDSVPGLKP encoded by the coding sequence GTGATCCACGTCCTGCCGCCCCACGTGGCCCGCCTGATCGCGGCGGGCGAGGTGGTGTCGCGCCCGCTGGATGTGGTGCGGGAACTCGTGGACAACGCCCTGGACGCCGGAGCGACCCGGATCGAGGTGGAGGTCGAGGAGGGCGGCCTGCGGGTGGTGCGTGTGCGCGACAACGGCGTGGGCATCCCCGCCGAATCGGTGGCGCTGGCGGCCGTGCGGCACGCGACCAGCAAGCTCCCGCCGGACGTGAGCGCGGTGGAGAGCGTCACGACGCTGGGCTTCCGCGGCGAGGCGCTGTGGGCGGCGGCCCAGGCGGGTCACCTGCACCTCGTGACCCGGCCCGCCGCGCAGGTGGGCGCGGCCGAGGTGCACGCCCACGCCGAGGACGTGCAGGTGGGCCGCACGTCGGCGCCGGCCGGCACGACTGTCGCGGTCAGTGGGCTGTTCGGGGCGCTGCCCGCCCGCCTGCGCACGCAGCTGCCTCCTGCCAGCGAGGTGCGCGAGATCACGGCGCTGCTGGGCCGCTACGTGCTGCACCACCCCGCCGTCCACTGGCGCGTCACGGTGGACGGCGAGGCCCGCGTGACGCACGCGCCCGCCGATCACCGCGGCGCAGTGGCGAGCGTGTACGGGCCGGTCAGCGCGAACCGCGTGCTGGCCGTCGAAGCCGGGGGCGTGCGCGGCGTGGTCTCGCGCCCGGAACTCACGCGCGCGCGGCGCGACCGCATGCACTTCAGCGTGAACGGCCGCCCCGTGCAGGCCCCGCCGGAGCTGGAAAAGGCCGTGATCGAGGGCTATGCGGAACTGCTCCCCGCCGGCGTCGCGCCGCTGTGCGTGCTCGACCTGACCGTGGCCCCGGGCGACCACAACCCGAATGTCCACCCTGCCAAGCAGACGGTCGCGCTGGCCGACCTGCCGGGCGTGGCGGCGCGCGTGCGCTCGGCGGTCGCGGCCGCGCTGGCGGCGCATCCGCTGGCCCGGCTGGCCCCGGCCCTGAGCGCTCCGCCGCCGCCCGTGCGGGACGCGGGCGGGTCGTCCTTCCCGGCGCTGAGCCTGGTCGGCGTGTACCAGGGCCTGTACCTGCTCGCGCAGGGTGAGGGCGACCTGTGGGTGGTGGACGCCCACGCGGCCCACGAACGCGCCCTGTACGAGCGGCTGGCGCGCGGCCTGACGGAGGCACCCGCCGTCGAGCTGCCCGAGCCCGAACTGCTGCACCTCACCCCGGAACAGACCGCGCGGCTGCACGAACGTGCGCCCACGCTGCACTCCTGGGGCCTGACGCTGGAGGACTTCGGCGCGGGCCTGGCGCGGCTGCGGACCCTGCCGGCCAGCCTGGCCGCGCTGGGCGTGCCGCGGCTGCACGAGCAGATCGTGGAGGCCGCGCTGGGCGACTCGCCGGACCCGCGCCGGGACGTGCTGGCGCGGCTGGCGTGCGCCCCAGCCCTGAAGGCGGGCATGCTCGACCACGCGCGCGGCGAGGACGTGCTTGCCGCGCTGGCCGCGTGCGAGCACCCGTGGGCGTGCCCACACGGCCGCCCGACCGTGCTGCGGCTGGCGGAACGCGAACTGGCCCACGCCTTCGGGCGGCGCGGCGTGCGCGACGTGGCGCGCGGGCGCGACAGCGTGCCGGGCCTGAAACCCTGA
- a CDS encoding amidohydrolase yields the protein MTTISTTRAEQVIAWRRWLHQHPELSFQEHATAQYVEDVLRGFPHLTVTRPTPTSVLAVLKGTAGPGRTVLLRADMDALPIHEDTGLAFASQTPGVMHACGHDGHTAMLLGAVQDLSAHPETLHGEVRFIFQHAEELFPGGARELVDGGLMAGVDVAVGMHLMSPLPAGVIVLRDGPLLAAPDSFDVTIRGKGGHAAFPHTTIDPVVIAAQVILGLQSVVSRQRDPVQPAVLSVTTLHGGTAHNVIPGEVTLGGSVRTFDPALRAAMPERIETVVKGITAASGATYTFAYHTGYDAVNNDPGVTATLRDVAAQALPDATLHPGEPLMGGEDFSAYMGRVPASFILVGAGGPDAAPHHHPKFDIDERALEYGMRLYVAAARRLTQPQ from the coding sequence ATGACCACGATCTCCACGACCCGCGCCGAGCAGGTCATCGCCTGGCGGCGCTGGCTGCACCAGCACCCCGAACTCTCCTTCCAAGAACACGCCACCGCTCAGTACGTGGAAGACGTGCTGCGCGGCTTTCCGCACCTGACGGTCACGCGCCCCACGCCCACCAGCGTCCTGGCCGTGCTGAAGGGGACCGCCGGACCGGGCCGCACGGTGCTGCTGCGCGCCGACATGGACGCGCTGCCCATCCACGAGGACACCGGCCTGGCGTTCGCGTCGCAGACGCCCGGCGTGATGCACGCGTGCGGCCACGACGGCCACACCGCCATGCTGCTCGGGGCCGTGCAGGACCTCAGCGCGCATCCCGAGACCCTGCACGGCGAGGTGCGCTTCATCTTCCAGCACGCCGAGGAACTGTTCCCGGGCGGCGCGCGCGAACTCGTGGACGGCGGCCTGATGGCCGGCGTGGACGTCGCGGTCGGCATGCACCTGATGAGCCCGCTGCCGGCCGGCGTGATCGTGCTGCGCGACGGCCCGCTGCTCGCCGCGCCCGACAGCTTCGACGTCACCATCCGCGGCAAGGGCGGGCACGCCGCGTTCCCGCACACGACCATCGACCCGGTCGTGATCGCCGCGCAGGTCATCCTGGGCCTCCAGAGCGTGGTCTCGCGCCAGCGCGACCCCGTGCAGCCGGCGGTGCTGAGTGTGACCACCCTGCACGGCGGCACCGCGCACAACGTCATTCCCGGCGAGGTCACGCTGGGCGGCTCAGTCCGCACCTTCGACCCGGCGCTGCGCGCCGCCATGCCGGAGCGTATCGAGACCGTCGTGAAGGGGATCACGGCCGCGTCGGGCGCCACCTACACCTTCGCGTACCACACCGGCTACGACGCCGTGAACAACGACCCCGGCGTGACGGCCACGCTGCGTGACGTGGCGGCGCAGGCCCTGCCGGACGCCACGCTGCACCCCGGCGAGCCCTTGATGGGCGGCGAGGACTTCAGCGCCTACATGGGCCGGGTGCCCGCGTCGTTCATCCTGGTCGGCGCCGGCGGCCCGGACGCCGCGCCGCACCACCACCCGAAGTTCGACATCGACGAGCGCGCCCTGGAGTACGGCATGCGGCTGTACGTCGCGGCGGCCCGGAGGCTCACGCAGCCGCAGTGA
- a CDS encoding asparagine synthase-related protein, with protein MSADFGLHLDWTGHALPAGPLTRAALAQPFAVGPWRAQLSAVGVRPVVCPASDVVALLHGQVYGTPVAALPALYRQHGAALGRHIEGAYTLVLLDLRQGTVSVITDPSGSHKLYAAHDGDHVALATRADWAGFQPRPLDPAGVAAYLATGNMFGGLTLHAGVRALPRASVTTVERTRLHVQEYWSVSPGPLTGSVTEDLTRELAHLLRAATARRVAEAGPRVILSLSGGYDSRGLLSLLASGGPALQSFSYALGDQTRRSDTSVAARLAAQYGAQHTVIGAYGGDLPSTVRHNAQWGQGVTHFCDEADAWTQLGALRPTDVFTGEQAFELCSHPLKTVPEQLKNHYLTGFAPLAWLQGRIPADRYATLEGAWQAELDVITARTLNWEHPAQRDLMLMLDQHLPHVLLPWRERFAGHAARVHTPFLDTEVLNFLSRIPLPAMADKALFRAALLHLDPQLLRVPIAASQGYEPDWNAELIAQRAAVQAMADQPSRIDELLEPGLIAGLLDDLTLPSRRATLKGHVRSHLGRLRRTPLGTRLLGVPGLRIGTVDHATFLMRLLTLRAADAVVTAHPAHARRADPGVLNVLTAPAYTAPAGD; from the coding sequence ATGTCCGCTGACTTCGGCCTCCACCTCGACTGGACCGGCCACGCGCTCCCCGCCGGGCCCCTCACCAGGGCCGCGCTGGCCCAGCCCTTCGCGGTCGGCCCGTGGCGCGCACAGCTCAGTGCGGTCGGCGTCCGGCCCGTTGTGTGCCCCGCATCGGACGTCGTGGCGCTCCTGCACGGTCAGGTGTACGGCACACCGGTGGCGGCGCTGCCGGCCCTGTACCGTCAGCACGGCGCGGCGCTGGGGAGGCACATCGAGGGCGCGTACACGCTGGTCCTCCTCGACCTGCGGCAGGGCACGGTCAGCGTGATCACCGACCCGTCCGGGTCGCACAAGCTGTACGCCGCGCACGACGGCGACCACGTGGCCCTCGCCACCCGCGCCGACTGGGCCGGGTTCCAGCCGCGGCCGCTCGACCCGGCCGGCGTCGCCGCGTACCTGGCGACCGGAAACATGTTCGGCGGCCTGACTCTGCACGCCGGCGTGCGCGCCCTGCCGCGCGCCAGCGTCACGACCGTGGAACGCACCCGGCTGCACGTGCAGGAGTACTGGAGCGTGTCGCCCGGCCCGCTGACCGGAAGCGTCACGGAGGACCTGACGCGCGAACTCGCGCACCTGCTGCGCGCCGCCACCGCACGCCGCGTGGCAGAGGCCGGCCCACGCGTGATCCTGTCGCTGAGCGGCGGCTACGATTCCCGCGGCCTGCTGAGCCTGCTGGCGTCGGGCGGCCCGGCCCTGCAGAGCTTCTCGTACGCGCTGGGCGACCAGACGCGCCGCTCCGACACCAGCGTCGCCGCGCGGCTCGCCGCGCAGTACGGCGCGCAGCACACCGTGATCGGCGCGTACGGCGGCGACCTGCCGAGCACCGTGCGCCACAACGCACAGTGGGGGCAGGGCGTCACGCACTTCTGCGACGAGGCCGACGCGTGGACACAGCTCGGCGCGCTGCGGCCCACCGACGTGTTCACCGGCGAGCAGGCCTTCGAGCTGTGCAGCCACCCCCTCAAGACCGTGCCGGAGCAGCTCAAGAACCACTACCTGACCGGCTTCGCGCCCCTGGCGTGGTTGCAGGGCCGCATCCCCGCCGACCGGTACGCCACGCTGGAGGGCGCGTGGCAGGCGGAACTGGACGTGATCACCGCCCGCACCCTGAACTGGGAGCACCCCGCCCAGCGCGACCTGATGCTGATGCTCGACCAGCACCTGCCGCACGTGCTGCTGCCGTGGCGTGAGCGCTTCGCCGGACACGCCGCCCGCGTGCACACGCCGTTCCTGGACACCGAGGTGCTGAACTTCCTGAGCCGCATTCCGCTGCCCGCGATGGCCGACAAGGCCCTGTTCCGCGCCGCCCTGCTGCACCTCGACCCGCAGCTGCTGCGCGTGCCCATCGCCGCCAGCCAGGGCTACGAACCCGACTGGAACGCCGAACTGATCGCGCAGCGCGCCGCTGTACAGGCCATGGCGGACCAGCCCAGCCGCATCGACGAGCTGCTGGAGCCGGGGCTGATCGCGGGGCTGCTGGACGACCTGACCCTGCCCTCGCGCCGGGCAACCCTGAAAGGCCACGTCCGCAGCCACCTGGGCCGCCTGCGCCGCACGCCGCTCGGCACGCGGCTGCTGGGCGTGCCGGGCCTGCGGATCGGCACGGTGGACCACGCGACCTTCCTGATGCGCCTCCTGACCCTGCGCGCGGCCGACGCGGTCGTCACGGCCCACCCGGCCCACGCCCGCCGTGCGGACCCCGGCGTGCTGAACGTGCTGACGGCGCCCGCGTACACCGCGCCCGCCGGAGACTGA